In the genome of Caloranaerobacter ferrireducens, the window TGGGGGGAGATAAAGGTCCTGAAGTAACAGTAAAGGGTTGTGTAGATGCATTAAATGAAGTAGATGTTGAAATTGTATTAGTTGGTAAAGAGGAAATGATAAAAGAGCAATTAGCTAAACTGGAATATAACGGGAATAATATTAGCATTGTTAATGCGGATGATGTAATAACAAATGATGATAAACCAGTTATGGCAATAAGAAGAAAGAAAAATTCTTCAATGGTAGTTGGCTTGAAAATGGTGAAAGATAAAGAAGGAGATGCTTTTATTTCTGCAGGCAATACAGGTGCTTTGTTAACTGGAGGTTTGCTAGTTGTAGGACGAATCAAGGGTATAGAGAGAGCAGCATTAGCTCCTGTTTATCCAACTAAAAAAGGAATTTCTTTATTAATAGATGCTGGTGCGAATGCAGATTGTAAACCAAAATATCTACAGCAATTTGCTTTAATGGGAAGTATATACGCAGAGAAAGTTTTAAACAAGAAAAACCCGAAGGTTGGATTAGTTAATATTGGTGTAGAAGAAGGAAAAGGTAATGAGTTAACTAAGGAAGCTTTTGAGTTATTATCAAAATCATCACTAATAAATTTCTATGGTAATGTTGAAGCTAGAGATATTCCAGAAGGTTTAGTTGATATTCTAGTGTGTGATGGTTTTGTAGGGAATGTTATATTGAAACTAACAGAAGGGTTAGCATACTCTATTTTCTCAGCACTTAAGGAAGAGTTTTTAAGAAATCCTATAACTAAACTAGGAGCACTATTACTTAAACCAGGGCTTAGGAATTTTAAGAGTAAATTAGATTATACTGAGTATGGTGGAGCACCTCTATTAGGGGTCAAAGGTGGAGTAATCAAAGCTCATGGTAGTTCTGATGCAAAAGCTATTAAGAATGCAATTAAGCAAGCAAAAACTTTTGTAGAAAATGATGTTTTAAAGCTAATAGAGGAAAGCATATCTGATTTAGGAGGTAACAATGATTTTGAATAAGAGTAGGTCGGTTGGAATAATAGGTACAGGTAGTTTTATTCCAGAAAAGGTTTTAACAAACTATGATTTAGAAAAAATTGTGGATACAAGTGACGAATGGATTAAGACAAGAACAGGAATCGTTGAAAGAAGAATTTTGGATGATGATAAAGCGACTTCATATATGGCAACAATAGCTGCAGAAAGAGCAATAGACGATGCTGGGATTAAGAACGAAGATATTGATATGATAATTGTAAGTACAGTAACGCCTGACATGGCATTTCCTTCAACTGCATGTATAGTTCAGGATAAATTAGGATGTACTAATGCAGCTGCATTTGATTTAGAGGCAGCTTGTTCTGGATTTTTATATGCATTATCAATAGCTTATGCATATGTTAGTTCAGGGCTTTATACAAATGTTTTAGTTATTGGTGCAGAAACATTATCAAGAATTGTGGATTGGACTGATAGGAATACTTGTGTATTATTTGGAGACGGAGCAGGTGCAGCTGTTGTAAGTACAGTGCCAGAAGGTATGGGTTTTTTGGGTATTAAATTAGGCGCAGACGGTAGTGGTGGAAAGTATCTTACACAACCTGCAGGAGGTTCTAGATATCCTGCAACACACGATACAGTAGAGAAACGACTTCATTACATCAAAATGGAAGGGAATGAAGTATTTAAGTTTGCTGTTAGAGCTATGGAAGAAGCGGCAAAAAAGGTCATTGAAATGAGTGGTCTCAAGCTAGAAGATATAGATTATCTTATTCCACATCAAGCCAATATCAGAATTATTGAATCGGCAAGAAAAAGATTAAAGCTTGCTAAAGATAAAGTATATGTTAATTTAAACAAATATGGGAATATGTCATCGGCTTCAATCCCTGTTGCATTAGATGAAGCAATTAAAGCTAATAAAATAAAAAATGGTGATAATATCTTACTAGTTGGTTTTGGTGGAGGATTAACTTGGGGTTCATGTATTATTAAATGGCATAAAAACCAGGAGGTGTAAAATGTTTCAAACTGTAATTTGTGATTTATTGAATATCAGATATCCAATTATACAAGGCGGTATGGCATGGGTTGCAACATCAGAGCTTGCTGCAGCTGTATCTAATGCAGGTGGATTGGGGATAATTGGATGCGGCAATGCACCTGTTGATGTAATAGAAGAGGAAATATTTAAGATAAAAAAAATGACATCAAAACCATTTGGTGTTAATGTTATGTTGTTGTCCCCTTATGTTAATGAAATTATGGAATTATTATATAGAGAAAAAGTTCCTGTAATAACAACAGGAGCAGGGAATCCTGGTAAATATGTAGGTAGATTTAAAGAGATTGGTACTAAAATACTACCTGTAGTTCCTTCAGTTGCTCTTGCCAAAAGAATGGAAAAAGTTGGCGCAGATGCGTTGATTGTTGAAGGTACTGAAGCGGGTGGTCATATTGGAGAACTTACTACAATGGCTTTAGTGCCTCAGGTTGTTGATGCAGTTAATATACCTGTAATAGCGGCTGGAGGTATTGCTGATGGTAGAGGTTTCGTCGCAGCACTAGCTTTAGGTGCAAAAGGAGTACAGATCGGTACAAGATTTGTTTGTACTAAAGAGTGTATAGCACATGAGAATTATAAAAAAATGATACTTAAAGCTGGAGATAGAGATGCAGTAGTAACAGGGAGAGTTACAGGTCATCCTGTGAGATCTATTAGGAATAAACTTACTAAAAAATTTATAAAGTTAGAAAAAGAAGGTGCAGATAAAGAGATAATTGAAAAGTTAGGGGTAGGGACGTTAAGAAATGCTGTTCTAAATGGAGATATTGAGAACGGCTCTGTAATGGCAGGGCAGATTAGTGGATTAATTAAAGAGATTAAAACTTGTAAAGAAGTTATAGAAGATATAATTGCTGAGGCTAAAAAGGTTAAAGAGAGTTTATAGGAGTGATAAAATGAGCAGAATAGCATTCATTTTTCCAGGGCAAGGAGCTCAATATGTTGGAATGGGAAGCGATATTGTTAAAAATTATAAAGTTGCATCAGAAATATTTGATATAGCAAATGAAAGTTTAGGATTTGATTTGAAAAGGCTTTGTTTTGAAGGCCCTAGTGAAGAGTTAGTTAAAACTGAAAATACTCAACCGGCTATTTTAACTACTTCAATTGCTATATTAAAAGTAGTTGATGAATTAGGTTTAAAGGCTGAAATAACTGCTGGATTAAGTTTAGGAGAATATTCATCTTTAGTATATAGTGGTGCTTTTAATTTTGAAGAGGCAGTAAAACTTGTAAAGATAAGAGGTAAATTGATGCAGGAAACAGTGCCTTTTGGGGTAGGAACTATGGCTGCAATTATAGGTTTAGAAAGAGAGGTAGTTGAAGAAGTAGTTAAAGAATCAAGTAATGTAGGCATAGTTGAATGTGCAAATTATAATTGTCCTGGACAAATAGTGATTTCTGGAGAAATTAAAGCTGTTGAAAGAGCATGTGTTATTGCTAAAGAAAAAGGAGCTAAGAAGGCTTTGAAGTTATCAGTAAGCGCTCCTTTCCATTCAAGTTTATTGAAAACAGCGGGAGATAGACTAAGTGATGAACTAAAAAAAGTTTCAATAGGAAAGATGGAAACAAAAGTTGTTTCAAATGTAACAGCAAATATTATTGAAAATGAAAATGAAATTAAAGAACTTTTATCAAAGCAGGTGTTTATGCCTGTTTTGTGGCAAGATAGTATTGAGTTTATGATAAAATATGGAATCGATACATTTGTAGAAATAGGTCCAGGTAAGTCATTAAGTAGCTTTGTAAAGAAAACAGCAAAGAAATTAGGTATAAAGGTTACAACAATTAATGTTGAGAATATAGATACACTATCAAAATTAAATGAATTCTTAAGTTAAGGAGCTGAGCTTATGAATCTAACTGGGAAGATAGCACTTGTAACAGGAGGTTCAAGAGGAATTGGTAAGGCTATAGCACTTAAATTAGCTTCTTTAGGAGCTAATATAGTTGTTAATTACACAAAGAGTGATACTAAAGCTAAGGAAGTAATAAAATTAGCAGAGGAAATGGGAGTTAAAGCTATAGCAATAAGGGCAGATGTATCAAATAAAGATGACGTAGAAAACTTTATAAATAAAGTTTTAGATGAATTTGGTAGGATTGATATTTTAGTAAATAATGCTGGAATAGCTAGAGATAATTTGTTAATGAGAATGAAAGAAGAAGAATGGGATGATGTAATTAATATTAATTTAAAAGGAACATTTAATGTTACTAAGGCAGCTATTAGAACTATGATGAAACAAAAAGGTGGTAGTATCATAAATGTAGCTTCAGTAATAGGTATCACAGGTAATCAAGGACAATGTAATTATGCTGCTTCTAAAGCTGGAATAATAGGATTTACTAAGTCAATTGCTAAAGAGGTGGCTAAGAAAAAAGTAAGAGTGAATGCAATAGCTCCAGGTTTTATAAAGACTGACATGACAGACAAATTACCAGATAAAGTGAAAGAAGAATACTTAAGCAAAATACCTTTGAATAGATTAGGAGAACCTGAGGATATAGCTAATGCAGTTGCGTTTTTAGCAAGTGACTTATCCTCTTATATAACAGGTCAAGTTTTAATTATAGATGGAGGATTATTAATATAAATTATTGTAATAATATTGAAGGGAGGTGTAAGCATGGTATTTGAAAAACTTAAAAAAATAATAGCTGAACAGTTAGAGGTTGAGGAAGATGAAATAAAAATGGAATCATCTTTTCAAGACGACCTTGATGCAGACTCTCTTGATGTCGTTGAACTTATTATGGCTATTGAAGATGAGTTTGAATTAGAAATACCAGATGAGGAAGCAGAAAAGATAAAAACTGTTAAAGATGCAGTTGAGTACATTCAGAATAATATGAAATAATTATGAAATATAATGGTCCCGATTTTTTCGGGACCTTAAAAATAGATTTTTATCAACAACTAGATATTTTAGGAGGTTAAACCATGATGAGAAGGGTGGTTATTACCGGTATAGGTATAATAAGTCCAATTGGAATTGGAATAGAAGAATTTTGGGGTGCTATTAAAGAAGGTAAAAATGGTGTTGATTATATAACAAGGTTTGATACTGAAGGTTACTCTACAAAAATAGCAGCAGAAGTAAAAGACTTTAAGCCTGAAGATTACATGGATAAAAAAGAATCAAAAAGAATGGATAGGTTTACTCAGTTTGCAGTCGCTGCAAGTAAATTAGCTGTAGAAGATGCTCAGTTAAATTTAAATTCAATAAATAAAGATAGATTTGGAGTTATAATAGGTTCAGGTGTTGGTGGATTAGCTACACTTGAAGAGCAGTATGAAAAATTGTTAAAAAAAGGTCCTAAACGAATAAGTCCTTTTTTTATACCTATGATGATTAGTAATATGGCAGCTGGGCAAATAGCTATTTTATTAGGTGCAAAAGGGCCAAATGAAACTGTTGTCTCTGCATGCGCTTCTTCGACAAATGCAATAGGTGATAGTTTTAAGATAATTCAACGAGGAGATGCTGATATAATTATTACAGGTGGTACTGAAGCTTCAATTACACCATTAGCTTTAGCTGGTTTTTCTTCTATGAAAGCTTTATCAACTAATAATGATAATCCTAAACAAGCTAGCAGACCATTTGATAAGAATAGAGATGGTTTTGTAATGGGAGAAGGTTCAGCAATTCTTATTTTAGAAGAATTGAATCATGCTTTAAATAGAGGAGCTAAAATATATGGAGAAATTGTAGGATATGGTATGACGTGTGATGCTTATCATATAACTGCACCAGCAGAAAATGGAGAAGGAGCAGCTAGAGCTATGAAACTAGCTTTAGATGATGCAGGTATAAAGCCAAATATGATAGATTATATAAATGCACATGGAACATCTACACCGTATAACGATAAGTTTGAGACTGCTGCTATAAAGAATGTATTTAAAGAATATGCTTATAAACTTAAAGTAAGTTCTACAAAATCTATGACAGGTCATCTGTTGGGAGCAGCAGGTGGATTAGAAGGAGCTGTGTGTGCTTTAACAGTGTTTACTGATTTTATTCCGCCGACAATTAACTATAATACTAAGGATGAAGAGTGTGATTTAGACTATGTACCTAATAAAGGGATAGAGCAAAAAGTAAATTATGCAATGTCGAATTCTCTAGGATTCGGTGGGCATAATGCTTCTATTATTATCAAAAAA includes:
- the plsX gene encoding phosphate acyltransferase PlsX, whose amino-acid sequence is MRIIVDAMGGDKGPEVTVKGCVDALNEVDVEIVLVGKEEMIKEQLAKLEYNGNNISIVNADDVITNDDKPVMAIRRKKNSSMVVGLKMVKDKEGDAFISAGNTGALLTGGLLVVGRIKGIERAALAPVYPTKKGISLLIDAGANADCKPKYLQQFALMGSIYAEKVLNKKNPKVGLVNIGVEEGKGNELTKEAFELLSKSSLINFYGNVEARDIPEGLVDILVCDGFVGNVILKLTEGLAYSIFSALKEEFLRNPITKLGALLLKPGLRNFKSKLDYTEYGGAPLLGVKGGVIKAHGSSDAKAIKNAIKQAKTFVENDVLKLIEESISDLGGNNDFE
- a CDS encoding beta-ketoacyl-ACP synthase III gives rise to the protein MNKSRSVGIIGTGSFIPEKVLTNYDLEKIVDTSDEWIKTRTGIVERRILDDDKATSYMATIAAERAIDDAGIKNEDIDMIIVSTVTPDMAFPSTACIVQDKLGCTNAAAFDLEAACSGFLYALSIAYAYVSSGLYTNVLVIGAETLSRIVDWTDRNTCVLFGDGAGAAVVSTVPEGMGFLGIKLGADGSGGKYLTQPAGGSRYPATHDTVEKRLHYIKMEGNEVFKFAVRAMEEAAKKVIEMSGLKLEDIDYLIPHQANIRIIESARKRLKLAKDKVYVNLNKYGNMSSASIPVALDEAIKANKIKNGDNILLVGFGGGLTWGSCIIKWHKNQEV
- the fabK gene encoding enoyl-[acyl-carrier-protein] reductase FabK; the encoded protein is MFQTVICDLLNIRYPIIQGGMAWVATSELAAAVSNAGGLGIIGCGNAPVDVIEEEIFKIKKMTSKPFGVNVMLLSPYVNEIMELLYREKVPVITTGAGNPGKYVGRFKEIGTKILPVVPSVALAKRMEKVGADALIVEGTEAGGHIGELTTMALVPQVVDAVNIPVIAAGGIADGRGFVAALALGAKGVQIGTRFVCTKECIAHENYKKMILKAGDRDAVVTGRVTGHPVRSIRNKLTKKFIKLEKEGADKEIIEKLGVGTLRNAVLNGDIENGSVMAGQISGLIKEIKTCKEVIEDIIAEAKKVKESL
- the fabD gene encoding ACP S-malonyltransferase, translated to MSRIAFIFPGQGAQYVGMGSDIVKNYKVASEIFDIANESLGFDLKRLCFEGPSEELVKTENTQPAILTTSIAILKVVDELGLKAEITAGLSLGEYSSLVYSGAFNFEEAVKLVKIRGKLMQETVPFGVGTMAAIIGLEREVVEEVVKESSNVGIVECANYNCPGQIVISGEIKAVERACVIAKEKGAKKALKLSVSAPFHSSLLKTAGDRLSDELKKVSIGKMETKVVSNVTANIIENENEIKELLSKQVFMPVLWQDSIEFMIKYGIDTFVEIGPGKSLSSFVKKTAKKLGIKVTTINVENIDTLSKLNEFLS
- the fabG gene encoding 3-oxoacyl-[acyl-carrier-protein] reductase; translated protein: MNLTGKIALVTGGSRGIGKAIALKLASLGANIVVNYTKSDTKAKEVIKLAEEMGVKAIAIRADVSNKDDVENFINKVLDEFGRIDILVNNAGIARDNLLMRMKEEEWDDVININLKGTFNVTKAAIRTMMKQKGGSIINVASVIGITGNQGQCNYAASKAGIIGFTKSIAKEVAKKKVRVNAIAPGFIKTDMTDKLPDKVKEEYLSKIPLNRLGEPEDIANAVAFLASDLSSYITGQVLIIDGGLLI
- the acpP gene encoding acyl carrier protein translates to MVFEKLKKIIAEQLEVEEDEIKMESSFQDDLDADSLDVVELIMAIEDEFELEIPDEEAEKIKTVKDAVEYIQNNMK
- the fabF gene encoding beta-ketoacyl-ACP synthase II, which gives rise to MMRRVVITGIGIISPIGIGIEEFWGAIKEGKNGVDYITRFDTEGYSTKIAAEVKDFKPEDYMDKKESKRMDRFTQFAVAASKLAVEDAQLNLNSINKDRFGVIIGSGVGGLATLEEQYEKLLKKGPKRISPFFIPMMISNMAAGQIAILLGAKGPNETVVSACASSTNAIGDSFKIIQRGDADIIITGGTEASITPLALAGFSSMKALSTNNDNPKQASRPFDKNRDGFVMGEGSAILILEELNHALNRGAKIYGEIVGYGMTCDAYHITAPAENGEGAARAMKLALDDAGIKPNMIDYINAHGTSTPYNDKFETAAIKNVFKEYAYKLKVSSTKSMTGHLLGAAGGLEGAVCALTVFTDFIPPTINYNTKDEECDLDYVPNKGIEQKVNYAMSNSLGFGGHNASIIIKKYV